The DNA sequence CCGGCCGCGGTCGGGAAAAGCCTCCGCACAGAGACCGGCCGGAACACGTCGGCTCCGCGGAAGCCGGACACCCCCGTCTGGTCGCTGCACTGTCGGGCAGCTCTGGCGAGGCGGCTCGTGTCAGGCGCCGCCGAGGAAGTTGTCGGCGGCGGCCGTGAAGTCGTCCGCGTCGTTGATCCGCGGGAACGGCTCGGGCGGCACCTCGGCGCCGAGGAACGCGCACAGCGGTGCCCAGCCCTCGCTCACCCGGTACACCAGCAGCTTCTCCGACGGGACCGTGGCCCGGACCTCCGCGTTGTGCCGGGTGAACCACGCGATCGCGGCCTCCCGGCTGGTGTGGCGGAAACCGCGCTCGGCCAGCGCCGCCATCAGCTCGACGGTCTCGGGGCCCAGCTTCGCGAAGACCTGGTCCATCAGCGGGTCGAAGATGGTCTCCGCGGCGCTGCGGTACCAGCGCTCGGGATCGCGGACGCTGAGCAGGATCTTGGCGTCCGGGAACAGCTCCCGCAGTTCACGCCAGAGCAGGCACCCCGGGAAGTCGGCGGTGGCCCGGTATCCGGCGACGGCGGCGCGCAATGCCTCGCGGTCGCCGCGCAGGGCCGCCGTCCACCGGACGGCGGCGACCGGGTCGCCGAGGATGTCCGCCATGTGGTGACAC is a window from the Amycolatopsis sp. NBC_00355 genome containing:
- a CDS encoding sulfotransferase family protein — encoded protein: MVEVIGAGFGRTGTMSVRGALEALGFGPCHHMADILGDPVAAVRWTAALRGDREALRAAVAGYRATADFPGCLLWRELRELFPDAKILLSVRDPERWYRSAAETIFDPLMDQVFAKLGPETVELMAALAERGFRHTSREAAIAWFTRHNAEVRATVPSEKLLVYRVSEGWAPLCAFLGAEVPPEPFPRINDADDFTAAADNFLGGA